A single Tindallia californiensis DNA region contains:
- a CDS encoding type I restriction endonuclease subunit R: MSSGDGIFTEAMLEEAAIEILQGLGYDYAFGPDISLGGDYEERKDYREVILPNRVKDALFKINRELPREALDDAYRQLITFNSPMLEENNRYFHQLMTEGIEVSFSEGGHIRTKRAYIIDFENMSNNEFVVVNQFTIIENEERRPDLIVFVNGLPLVVIELKSASDENVGIDGAYNQIQTYKRDIPSLFNYNAFCIISDGINAKAGTITSNEEWFMNWRTVDGEDIAPLSQPQYEVLLNGMFHKDRLLDMIQNFLLFQESKESEKDIDGKKLGDKKSIIKILAAYHQYFAVKKAIEKTKEATKEDGDRKIGVIWHTQGSGKSFSMVFYTGGLVRELNNPTIVVITDRNDLDDQLFTTFTKSKDILRQTPKQATVRKLSDNQRTNYANGNSTEVNGLYDLLNDRESGGIIFTTIQKFKPEEGEMPVLTDRKNVIIIADEAHRSQYGLEAKVDSKTGEVNYGYAKYLRDALPNASFIGFTGTPIDLEDRSTVAIFGHTIDTYDMTQAVEDEATVRIYYENRIIKLETDEEELTKIDDEFEEITEGQEEFEKYKNRDKWSRMESIVGSPNRIKKLAEDIVNHYEEKAKSIDGKAMVVCMSRRICVELYDAITALRPDWHNDDIDKGKIKVVMTGSAADNEKLQKHLGGKQRRDLLAKRMKDNSDELKIVIVRDMWLTGFDVPSMHTMYIDKPMKGHNLMQAIARVNRVFKEKSGGVVVDYIGILESLKSALKQYTNTDRQNTGIDTDVAVAVMLEKLEILRDMMHGYDYSKYMGNSQVERMRTIVGGMDFILGKEEEEQKEFKKTALELGKAHALCAATEKGKEKALEASYFKAVKASLVKLKEKEKTPLTKGEIETRLHQMLERSIISEEVIDVFDVMGIKRPEISILSEEFLKEVQGMKQKNLAVEMLKKLLEGNIKTMEKRNLVKSEKFSERLTKALNKYRNQALTNAEVIEELIRMAHDIKKMHEEEAELGLSEDEIAFYDALTADDIVKEFMEDETLKKIAHELTVAIRKNITIDWSVRKSARASMRRVIKRLLNYYKYPPDQALKAMDIVMRQAEKMAGNLYEEVIWSEQVAEKPEEYRVD; this comes from the coding sequence ATGAGTAGTGGAGATGGTATTTTTACAGAAGCGATGCTTGAAGAAGCAGCTATAGAAATATTGCAGGGTCTTGGCTACGATTATGCCTTCGGCCCAGATATTTCTTTAGGTGGAGATTATGAAGAACGTAAAGATTATCGTGAGGTGATCCTTCCAAATAGAGTCAAAGACGCACTCTTTAAGATCAATCGTGAACTTCCAAGGGAGGCACTAGATGATGCCTATCGTCAGCTGATTACATTCAATAGCCCAATGCTGGAAGAAAACAATCGATATTTTCATCAGTTAATGACAGAAGGGATAGAAGTATCCTTTAGTGAAGGTGGGCATATTCGCACCAAGAGAGCCTATATCATAGACTTTGAAAATATGAGTAATAATGAGTTCGTGGTCGTCAATCAATTTACCATTATTGAAAATGAAGAAAGAAGACCAGACCTTATTGTCTTTGTGAATGGCCTCCCTCTTGTGGTTATAGAATTAAAGTCTGCCAGTGATGAAAATGTAGGGATTGATGGTGCTTATAATCAGATACAGACCTATAAACGAGATATTCCATCCCTTTTCAACTACAATGCTTTTTGTATCATCTCAGATGGGATCAATGCAAAAGCTGGAACCATTACTTCTAATGAAGAATGGTTTATGAACTGGAGAACCGTTGATGGAGAAGATATCGCACCACTATCTCAGCCTCAGTATGAAGTGTTGCTAAATGGTATGTTCCATAAGGACAGATTACTTGATATGATTCAAAACTTTCTTCTTTTCCAGGAGTCAAAAGAATCTGAGAAGGATATCGATGGGAAGAAGCTAGGGGATAAAAAGTCCATCATTAAAATTTTAGCAGCATATCACCAGTACTTTGCTGTTAAGAAAGCGATTGAAAAAACAAAAGAAGCGACAAAGGAAGACGGCGATCGAAAGATCGGTGTTATTTGGCATACTCAAGGTTCTGGCAAGAGTTTTTCTATGGTGTTTTATACCGGTGGACTTGTGCGAGAACTGAATAATCCAACTATCGTAGTGATAACCGATAGAAACGACCTGGATGATCAGCTATTTACAACCTTCACCAAATCAAAAGACATTCTGCGTCAGACACCAAAACAAGCGACCGTAAGGAAACTTTCAGATAACCAAAGAACGAATTATGCCAATGGGAATAGCACTGAGGTTAATGGGCTTTATGATCTTTTAAATGATAGAGAGTCCGGCGGGATTATCTTTACCACCATTCAAAAGTTCAAACCAGAAGAAGGCGAGATGCCAGTACTCACTGACCGTAAAAACGTCATCATCATCGCCGATGAAGCTCACAGAAGCCAGTATGGCCTAGAGGCCAAAGTGGACTCTAAAACCGGTGAAGTGAATTATGGCTACGCAAAATACCTAAGAGATGCACTACCCAATGCCTCTTTTATCGGCTTTACAGGGACGCCAATTGATCTTGAAGATCGATCAACTGTTGCCATATTTGGTCATACCATTGATACATATGATATGACCCAGGCGGTAGAAGATGAAGCGACGGTTCGGATTTATTATGAAAACCGCATCATAAAATTGGAAACAGATGAAGAAGAACTGACCAAAATCGATGATGAATTCGAAGAAATCACAGAAGGTCAGGAAGAATTTGAGAAGTATAAAAACAGAGATAAATGGTCCAGAATGGAATCCATCGTGGGATCTCCAAACAGAATCAAGAAGCTTGCTGAAGATATTGTCAATCACTATGAAGAAAAAGCAAAGAGCATCGATGGCAAAGCCATGGTGGTCTGCATGAGCCGCAGAATCTGTGTTGAACTCTATGATGCCATAACAGCCCTAAGACCTGATTGGCATAATGATGATATTGATAAAGGGAAAATCAAAGTTGTTATGACCGGTAGTGCAGCAGATAATGAAAAGCTGCAGAAGCACTTAGGGGGTAAACAGCGTAGGGACTTACTTGCAAAACGCATGAAGGATAATAGTGATGAACTTAAAATAGTGATTGTTCGTGACATGTGGCTTACTGGATTTGATGTGCCATCCATGCATACTATGTATATTGACAAGCCAATGAAAGGGCATAACCTGATGCAAGCCATTGCAAGGGTTAATCGCGTGTTTAAAGAAAAATCAGGCGGTGTGGTGGTTGACTATATTGGAATTTTAGAAAGCTTAAAAAGTGCCTTAAAACAATACACCAATACGGATCGCCAAAATACCGGCATTGATACGGATGTTGCTGTTGCTGTTATGCTTGAGAAACTGGAAATCTTAAGAGACATGATGCATGGCTATGATTACTCGAAATATATGGGGAACTCACAAGTGGAAAGAATGCGTACCATCGTAGGTGGTATGGACTTTATTCTCGGAAAGGAAGAAGAAGAGCAGAAGGAATTTAAAAAGACAGCGCTTGAATTAGGTAAGGCTCATGCACTATGTGCTGCTACTGAAAAAGGGAAAGAAAAGGCCCTTGAAGCCAGTTATTTCAAAGCTGTTAAGGCCAGTCTTGTTAAGCTGAAGGAAAAAGAGAAAACACCATTAACAAAAGGGGAAATTGAAACAAGACTTCATCAAATGCTGGAACGTTCCATTATATCAGAAGAGGTTATTGATGTATTTGATGTTATGGGGATCAAAAGGCCGGAGATCTCAATCCTGTCTGAAGAGTTCTTAAAAGAAGTTCAGGGAATGAAACAGAAGAACTTAGCGGTGGAGATGCTTAAAAAACTATTAGAAGGTAATATCAAAACCATGGAAAAGCGAAACCTTGTAAAGTCAGAAAAGTTCTCTGAAAGGCTTACAAAGGCTCTAAACAAGTATCGAAACCAGGCCCTGACTAATGCAGAAGTCATCGAAGAACTTATTCGAATGGCTCACGATATCAAAAAAATGCATGAAGAAGAGGCAGAACTCGGATTAAGTGAGGATGAAATTGCTTTTTATGATGCACTGACAGCAGATGATATTGTAAAAGAATTTATGGAAGATGAGACCCTTAAGAAAATTGCTCATGAACTGACTGTGGCTATCAGAAAGAATATCACTATTGACTGGAGTGTTCGGAAAAGTGCTAGAGCCAGTATGAGACGGGTGATTAAAAGGCTTCTTAACTATTATAAATATCCGCCAGATCAAGCATTAAAAGCGATGGATATCGTTATGCGACAAGCAGAAAAAATGGCTGGAAATCTCTATGAAGAAGTTATCTGGTCTGAGCAGGTTGCAGAAAAACCAGAAGAGTATCGTGTTGATTAA
- a CDS encoding DUF2798 domain-containing protein, whose protein sequence is MKIDKKYKGIVFSCLAAIFISVPISFIMVIINYGFRAGFLMAFLKSALAGTAISIPLANIFIPLTERIVRKVVEE, encoded by the coding sequence ATGAAAATAGATAAAAAGTATAAAGGAATTGTTTTTTCATGCCTTGCAGCCATATTTATCTCAGTGCCTATATCCTTTATTATGGTTATTATCAACTATGGATTCAGGGCAGGATTTTTAATGGCTTTTTTGAAATCGGCTTTGGCGGGGACAGCCATATCCATTCCATTAGCCAATATATTTATACCACTGACGGAGAGAATAGTAAGGAAAGTGGTTGAAGAGTGA
- a CDS encoding response regulator transcription factor, which produces MWKVAIVDDEPKIRRGLKKWILDKSKCFECSFEAKSGEECLKNKQGMMVDLYLLDIHMEGLNGLDLGKLIKRENPNALIVYITGYDYFEYAHEAIKLQAFDYLLKPVPQSDFFKLLKKANIALRDIYPERQIQRNEPIKDKCGGCSQVVLQGKEYIKENYSDPNLSLEKAAKILNVHKDYLSKLMKEESGYSFTEYLTKIRVNSAKELLEQDLTNVRMYDVARKIGYKSQHYFSRTFKKNVGLTPLQYRKEKCNLLDWELF; this is translated from the coding sequence ATGTGGAAAGTTGCAATTGTAGATGATGAACCTAAAATTCGCAGAGGCTTGAAAAAGTGGATTTTGGATAAGAGTAAATGTTTCGAATGCTCTTTTGAAGCAAAAAGTGGAGAAGAATGTTTGAAAAATAAGCAAGGCATGATGGTGGATTTATATTTGTTGGATATTCACATGGAAGGATTAAATGGTCTTGACTTAGGGAAACTCATTAAAAGAGAAAATCCTAACGCACTTATCGTATACATTACAGGATATGATTATTTTGAGTATGCTCATGAGGCCATTAAACTGCAAGCTTTTGATTATTTATTGAAACCAGTACCGCAAAGTGATTTTTTTAAGCTATTAAAAAAAGCAAATATAGCATTAAGGGATATCTATCCTGAGAGGCAAATACAAAGAAACGAGCCAATCAAAGATAAATGTGGTGGATGTTCGCAAGTAGTGTTGCAAGGTAAGGAATATATTAAAGAAAACTATAGTGATCCTAATCTATCCTTAGAAAAAGCGGCTAAAATCTTAAATGTCCATAAGGACTACCTGTCCAAGCTGATGAAAGAAGAGTCAGGATATTCTTTTACTGAATATCTAACGAAAATACGGGTTAATAGTGCTAAAGAGCTGCTGGAACAAGATTTGACTAATGTAAGAATGTACGATGTTGCAAGGAAAATCGGATATAAAAGTCAACATTATTTCAGCAGGACATTTAAGAAGAATGTGGGACTAACGCCTCTTCAATATCGCAAGGAAAAATGCAATTTGTTAGACTGGGAACTGTTTTGA
- the bioB gene encoding biotin synthase BioB yields the protein MNINHLTQEIIEGRILKRHEDLRFFATVNLRKLCEGSNAIRQALCGDSVDLCSIINGLSGKCREDCKFCAQSSHHHTEVEEYRFLDSDTLIADCKKHADKGVHRYSIVTAGRKLEPKDLKAVCYAYKTMSKHNNINLCASHGLLSEEDFIALKESGVTMYHANIETSRRNFPNVCTTHTYEDKLNTIKLAQGLGFKVCSGGIIGMGETFEDRLDMALSLSELQIPSIPINVLMPIKGTVYEHIEPLTEDEILRTIAMFRFINPTARIRLAAGRGLMKDSGKQAFLAGANATITGDLLTTSGNNIDQDKRMLKQMGFHI from the coding sequence ATGAATATCAACCACCTAACGCAAGAAATCATCGAAGGAAGAATCTTGAAACGCCACGAAGATTTACGTTTCTTTGCTACTGTGAATTTAAGAAAACTTTGTGAAGGCTCAAACGCGATTCGCCAAGCATTGTGCGGGGACAGCGTTGACTTGTGTTCGATTATTAATGGTCTCAGTGGCAAGTGTCGTGAGGATTGTAAATTTTGTGCCCAAAGCAGTCATCACCACACAGAAGTCGAAGAATACCGTTTCTTAGACAGCGATACTTTGATAGCTGACTGCAAAAAGCACGCTGATAAAGGGGTTCATCGCTATTCTATTGTAACAGCAGGACGCAAATTAGAGCCTAAAGACCTAAAAGCGGTTTGTTATGCCTACAAAACAATGAGTAAGCATAACAATATCAATCTATGTGCTTCACACGGTTTGCTATCAGAAGAAGATTTTATCGCTTTGAAGGAAAGCGGCGTAACAATGTATCACGCAAATATAGAAACTTCAAGAAGAAATTTTCCTAATGTTTGCACCACCCATACCTATGAAGACAAGTTAAATACCATTAAACTAGCACAAGGATTAGGTTTCAAGGTCTGTTCCGGTGGTATCATTGGCATGGGTGAAACCTTTGAAGATCGATTGGATATGGCCCTCAGCTTATCAGAGCTACAAATACCATCGATTCCAATCAATGTTTTGATGCCTATAAAAGGAACTGTCTATGAACATATTGAACCACTGACAGAAGATGAGATACTAAGAACCATTGCCATGTTTCGATTTATCAATCCGACTGCCAGGATTCGACTAGCGGCTGGAAGAGGTCTGATGAAGGACTCAGGAAAACAAGCATTCCTTGCAGGTGCTAACGCAACAATCACCGGGGATTTGTTAACCACCTCTGGTAATAATATCGATCAAGACAAAAGAATGCTCAAACAAATGGGATTTCATATATAA
- a CDS encoding flavocytochrome c: MRNVKKISFLLMMMLLLTVMAGCGSSTVAQLEDGVFSGVGQGHNAEIQTEVTVEDGKIKDIEVISHKETPVLSDSIFGELKDMMVEHNSTNIDTVSGATITSVGFRNAVRNALEQAGATDEYLEQGKKISLRFGVADEEKEYDVVVVGAGGAGMIAAIEAKSQGVNVAIIEKNPFVGGNTLVSGGEFNAPNSWVQELMGVEDSVEQYIEDTLSGGDYEGNEELVRIMAENISADGEWLRDYVEVEFIEDYLMHFGGHSVPRAIYPIGGSGIELIQKLERKVHEMEIPLYTKTKANDLIVDENNRVIGVSAENPEGNMINFYGTNGVVLTTGGFGANLEMVQKYNDVIDDRYKSTNQKGATGDGVYMAQEVGADVTDMAFVQTYPTCNPLTGHLSYVADTRFDGAILVNKGGERFVEEMDRRDVISEAILAQEDTFGYLMWDETIRNNSNMDSYLTEFENLEKYGLVVKADTIEEAAAFFEIDAETLKSTIERYNGFVEKGEDEDFQRRGNLAALKEGPYYIQQVTPAIHHTMGGLRINGDAQVISTEGEWIEGLYAAGEVTGGVHGKNRLGGNAISDLIVFGRIAGRNAAQ; this comes from the coding sequence ATGAGGAATGTGAAAAAAATATCTTTTTTATTGATGATGATGTTATTACTAACCGTAATGGCTGGGTGTGGCTCGTCTACAGTAGCACAATTGGAAGATGGCGTTTTTAGCGGTGTTGGCCAAGGCCACAATGCAGAAATCCAAACAGAAGTAACGGTTGAGGATGGAAAAATTAAAGACATTGAAGTAATAAGTCATAAAGAAACACCGGTTTTATCGGACTCTATCTTTGGCGAGTTGAAGGATATGATGGTAGAACACAATAGTACCAATATTGATACTGTGTCTGGGGCTACGATCACTTCCGTAGGATTTCGTAATGCGGTAAGAAATGCTTTAGAACAGGCAGGAGCAACGGACGAATACCTGGAACAAGGAAAAAAGATTAGCCTACGTTTCGGCGTTGCTGATGAAGAAAAAGAATATGATGTGGTAGTGGTAGGGGCTGGTGGAGCAGGAATGATTGCTGCTATTGAAGCAAAATCTCAGGGAGTAAATGTTGCAATTATAGAAAAAAACCCATTTGTGGGAGGAAACACCTTGGTTTCGGGAGGCGAATTTAACGCACCTAATAGCTGGGTTCAGGAATTGATGGGTGTGGAAGATAGTGTAGAGCAATATATTGAAGACACCTTAAGCGGTGGAGATTATGAAGGTAATGAAGAATTAGTTCGAATCATGGCAGAAAACATTTCAGCAGACGGAGAATGGCTGAGAGATTATGTTGAAGTAGAGTTTATTGAAGACTATCTTATGCACTTTGGAGGGCATTCTGTACCAAGAGCCATATATCCTATTGGAGGCTCTGGTATTGAGTTAATTCAGAAATTGGAAAGAAAAGTTCATGAGATGGAAATCCCACTCTACACAAAAACGAAAGCAAACGACCTTATAGTGGATGAAAATAACAGAGTTATTGGAGTTAGTGCTGAAAATCCTGAAGGAAACATGATTAACTTCTATGGAACAAATGGTGTAGTACTAACCACTGGTGGTTTTGGTGCGAACTTAGAAATGGTTCAAAAATATAATGATGTGATTGATGATCGCTATAAATCCACCAATCAAAAGGGAGCTACTGGCGACGGGGTTTATATGGCTCAGGAAGTTGGAGCAGATGTAACCGATATGGCATTTGTACAAACTTACCCGACCTGTAACCCACTGACAGGCCACTTATCATATGTTGCTGATACAAGGTTTGATGGAGCTATTTTAGTGAATAAAGGTGGAGAGCGGTTTGTTGAAGAAATGGACCGAAGAGATGTGATTTCTGAAGCAATTTTAGCTCAGGAAGATACATTTGGATACCTTATGTGGGATGAGACAATTAGAAATAACAGCAATATGGATAGCTATTTAACAGAATTTGAGAACTTAGAAAAATATGGGTTAGTGGTTAAGGCTGATACTATCGAAGAAGCCGCCGCATTTTTTGAGATTGATGCTGAAACCTTAAAAAGCACCATCGAGAGATATAACGGTTTTGTAGAAAAAGGGGAAGACGAAGATTTCCAAAGAAGAGGCAATTTAGCTGCTCTAAAAGAAGGACCGTACTATATTCAACAGGTAACACCGGCGATTCATCACACCATGGGTGGGTTAAGAATCAATGGAGATGCTCAAGTTATTTCAACAGAAGGTGAATGGATTGAAGGTCTTTATGCGGCAGGTGAGGTAACCGGCGGCGTTCACGGTAAAAACAGATTGGGAGGAAATGCTATCTCTGACCTGATTGTTTTCGGAAGAATAGCTGGAAGAAACGCGGCGCAATAA
- a CDS encoding cache domain-containing sensor histidine kinase, with the protein MLRKSLRGKILLFFGVVTTLLFSIGIILIQSQIANTNIPLTKDLNQQIITVKADELGGWVNKRVAELRILTETEALSSMDKMTYKPFMRRMDQLHKKDYESFAIVNLEGHAWVTNDTYIDISERPYFNEIQQSKNDYAISDPILSRSNEEPIIVVIHKIYSAEGKVIGYINGAIYLENFTKIAHDIRIYDGKAWLVDSTSNLFTTRGDLHKDWMNLLNLKSSDHLAVDTLKDNISNNKSGIQEIKTPHGQERMVVYAPIPYTNGWSLGIDYSKALMMEDTDTLIYTVFLLGIAVLIMQLFISLRFSKTITEPIVDLQRKMEIVETGNLDLPNESTREDEIGQLEKRFHQMILKIKDLKALFEKEQKEKREAELQILHAQVQPHFLYNTIDTIRWSVLEEETEQSVELLEALSTYYRIGLSQGAERITLEKEMDHIESYLQLLKARYEEELEYMVCYDETLLQCPVLKLILQPLVENALIHGFRKKSRKPFLIQISVKKADKDLMIVVEDDGDAIDPIKLKEIQRCLKRQSKPGKEVGFGLYSTNKRIKLTFGHSYGVSFERIEEKTRVIMKHPILEG; encoded by the coding sequence ATGCTTAGAAAATCCTTGCGGGGAAAAATTTTATTGTTTTTTGGTGTTGTGACAACATTGCTATTTTCGATAGGCATTATTCTGATACAATCACAAATTGCGAATACTAATATTCCCTTAACAAAAGACCTAAATCAGCAGATTATTACGGTAAAAGCTGATGAGTTGGGAGGCTGGGTTAACAAAAGAGTTGCCGAACTAAGGATATTAACAGAAACGGAAGCATTATCATCCATGGATAAAATGACGTACAAACCTTTTATGCGAAGAATGGACCAATTGCATAAAAAAGACTATGAATCCTTCGCTATTGTAAACCTGGAAGGACATGCCTGGGTGACAAACGATACGTATATCGACATTTCTGAAAGGCCTTACTTTAATGAAATTCAACAATCTAAAAATGATTATGCCATCAGTGATCCCATCCTTTCTCGCTCAAACGAAGAGCCTATTATTGTTGTCATACATAAGATTTATAGCGCTGAGGGAAAGGTAATAGGTTATATAAATGGAGCTATTTATTTGGAAAACTTTACTAAAATTGCTCATGACATTAGGATATATGATGGAAAAGCTTGGTTAGTTGACTCGACCTCTAACTTATTTACCACTAGAGGCGATCTGCATAAGGATTGGATGAACCTACTTAATCTAAAAAGCTCAGATCATTTAGCTGTCGATACGTTGAAGGATAACATTTCAAATAACAAGAGTGGCATACAGGAAATCAAGACACCACACGGTCAGGAAAGAATGGTGGTGTATGCACCTATTCCTTATACCAATGGTTGGTCTTTAGGGATTGACTATTCTAAAGCACTTATGATGGAAGATACGGATACATTAATCTATACCGTTTTTTTATTAGGGATTGCGGTTCTTATAATGCAGTTGTTTATATCTCTAAGATTTTCAAAGACCATTACAGAGCCTATCGTTGATTTGCAACGAAAAATGGAGATTGTCGAAACTGGAAACTTAGATTTACCTAATGAAAGCACAAGAGAAGATGAAATCGGACAGTTAGAAAAAAGGTTTCATCAAATGATCCTAAAAATCAAAGACTTAAAGGCTTTGTTTGAGAAGGAGCAAAAAGAAAAAAGAGAAGCCGAGCTTCAAATTCTTCATGCTCAGGTGCAACCACATTTTCTTTATAATACCATTGATACGATTCGATGGTCCGTGTTGGAAGAGGAAACAGAGCAATCTGTTGAGCTTTTGGAGGCGTTAAGCACCTATTATCGAATCGGACTGAGTCAGGGAGCAGAAAGAATTACATTAGAAAAAGAGATGGATCATATAGAAAGTTATCTTCAATTGTTAAAAGCTCGCTATGAAGAGGAACTAGAATATATGGTCTGCTACGATGAAACGTTATTACAATGCCCAGTATTAAAATTGATTTTGCAACCGTTGGTAGAAAATGCTCTCATCCATGGGTTTCGAAAAAAAAGCAGAAAACCTTTTTTGATTCAGATTAGTGTAAAAAAAGCAGATAAGGATTTAATGATAGTGGTAGAAGATGATGGAGATGCAATAGATCCTATTAAGCTCAAAGAAATTCAGAGATGCCTTAAAAGGCAGTCAAAGCCAGGTAAGGAAGTTGGATTTGGTCTATACAGTACCAACAAGCGAATAAAATTAACTTTTGGACATTCTTATGGTGTCAGCTTTGAACGGATAGAAGAAAAAACAAGGGTGATTATGAAACATCCCATTTTGGAAGGCTAG
- a CDS encoding anaerobic C4-dicarboxylate transporter family protein — translation MFLQFAIVLLAIFIGARIGGIALGAMGGLGLAILSFVFNMQPTSAPIAVMLMIFAVVTAAATLEATGGMSYLVKVAEKILRKNPGAITYMAPIVTYVFTVFAGTGHVAYSVLPVIAEVSREQKVRPERPLSIAVIASQQAIVASPISAATVALLGILSPYDITLNQILMVTIPATFAGIMISAFLIRNKGAELEDDPEYQKRLAKGLEAQSKNEEVVITSKAKVSVLLFLLGTISIVLFGSFDQLRPVFEDGSVMGMATIIQVIMLSVAALNILVCKADVEKVASGGVFKAGSVAIVAIFGIAWLGDSFFSAHIDTIQPSIEGMVESAPWVFAFALFIMSILLNSQAATTAALMPVGLAIGISPMLLIAMFPAVNGYFFLPNYGPIIAAIGFDRTGTTKIGKYIFNHSFMIPGLLATVASLVIGFILSGILL, via the coding sequence ATGTTTTTACAATTTGCAATTGTACTTTTAGCTATTTTTATTGGTGCTCGTATTGGTGGTATAGCGTTAGGTGCTATGGGGGGATTAGGTCTTGCTATTTTATCCTTTGTTTTTAATATGCAGCCAACCTCAGCTCCTATCGCTGTTATGTTAATGATCTTTGCAGTGGTGACGGCAGCAGCTACCTTGGAAGCAACCGGAGGTATGAGCTATTTAGTCAAAGTAGCCGAAAAAATTCTTAGAAAGAACCCAGGCGCTATTACTTATATGGCTCCCATAGTTACATATGTTTTCACTGTTTTTGCAGGAACAGGTCATGTGGCTTACTCCGTTCTTCCAGTGATAGCAGAAGTGTCCAGAGAGCAAAAGGTTCGTCCAGAAAGACCGCTCTCTATAGCTGTTATTGCCTCACAGCAAGCCATTGTAGCCAGCCCTATTTCCGCTGCTACAGTCGCTTTACTGGGTATCCTATCACCTTACGACATTACCTTAAATCAGATTTTAATGGTTACCATTCCAGCAACTTTTGCCGGTATCATGATTTCTGCATTTTTAATCAGAAATAAAGGTGCAGAACTAGAAGATGATCCAGAATATCAAAAAAGGTTAGCAAAAGGTCTTGAAGCTCAGAGCAAGAATGAAGAAGTTGTTATTACCTCTAAAGCAAAAGTTTCCGTTCTATTGTTTTTATTAGGAACGATCAGTATTGTTTTATTCGGAAGTTTTGACCAACTGCGTCCTGTTTTTGAAGATGGAAGTGTTATGGGGATGGCAACCATCATTCAAGTAATTATGTTAAGTGTAGCTGCATTAAATATATTAGTCTGTAAAGCCGATGTGGAAAAGGTTGCTTCCGGCGGTGTGTTTAAGGCAGGTTCTGTGGCTATTGTTGCCATATTCGGCATCGCATGGCTAGGTGATTCTTTCTTTAGTGCTCATATAGATACCATCCAACCATCTATTGAAGGCATGGTAGAGTCTGCTCCATGGGTGTTTGCCTTTGCCTTGTTTATCATGTCAATCCTACTAAACAGCCAGGCCGCTACCACAGCCGCACTAATGCCTGTAGGCCTTGCAATAGGCATTAGCCCTATGCTCTTAATTGCAATGTTTCCAGCTGTAAACGGATATTTCTTTTTGCCAAACTATGGTCCCATTATAGCCGCTATCGGATTTGATCGGACAGGGACTACAAAAATTGGTAAATATATCTTTAACCATAGTTTTATGATTCCTGGTTTATTAGCTACCGTTGCTTCGTTAGTCATAGGATTTATTTTATCAGGAATATTGTTATAA